Proteins found in one Mucilaginibacter gracilis genomic segment:
- a CDS encoding phosphatase PAP2 family protein yields MSNQILQLDRRLFYFVNHDLGNPFFDWLMPLLRNPNVWIPLYVFIFIFCLYRYKKAGAYIIVLLALTFAIADYGSAGLIKNRVKRLRPCHEPALAGTIIVRIPCGSGYSFPSAHASNHFAIACFFSLVFYSRWKYIWWVAIAWAFFISFAQVYVGVHYPFDVTFGALYGLLVGYVVYLLFKKLQPQF; encoded by the coding sequence ATGAGCAACCAAATTTTACAATTAGACAGGCGGTTGTTTTATTTTGTGAATCACGACCTTGGTAACCCGTTTTTTGACTGGCTGATGCCACTTTTGCGCAACCCCAATGTTTGGATACCGCTTTACGTTTTTATTTTTATTTTTTGCCTTTACCGCTATAAAAAAGCAGGAGCCTATATTATTGTATTGCTGGCCCTAACCTTTGCCATTGCCGACTACGGCAGCGCCGGATTAATTAAGAACCGGGTAAAAAGGCTTCGGCCCTGCCATGAGCCTGCTTTGGCCGGCACCATTATTGTGCGCATACCTTGCGGCTCGGGCTATAGTTTCCCTTCGGCGCATGCCAGCAACCATTTTGCCATTGCCTGTTTTTTTAGCCTGGTATTTTACAGCCGGTGGAAGTATATTTGGTGGGTAGCCATTGCGTGGGCATTTTTTATCAGCTTTGCACAGGTGTATGTAGGCGTGCATTATCCGTTTGATGTAACTTTTGGCGCATTATACGGCTTGCTGGTGGGCTACGTAGTATATTTGTTGTTCAAAAAACTTCAACCACAATTTTAA
- a CDS encoding POT-type proton-dependent oligopeptide transporter, which translates to MQDTTPTVTAKPKQRFPKSVPYIIGNEAAERFSFYGMRSILVTFLVAQFFNPTGNKALTTVAEAHANASTHFFVTLAYTLPFVGGLIADWFTGKYRIILWLSIVYCFGHLFLAIFDSNLNGFITGLVLVAVGAGGIKSCVSANVGDQFDASNQDLLSKVYGWFYFSINAGSMFSTMLIPWTYKYYGAQWAFGIPGLLMALATIIFFSGRKSYVRIPPAGVNKNNLIFVSFYALRNMSKKKPGESILDVAKEKYDPEKVEGFKAVYRVMAVFFFAFAYWAVWDQCLSEWVLQAAKMNLHLNVGFTSFNIIAGQVNTVNTIFLLLFIPIFNYWIYPSLDKIGLKTTPLRRLGFGLFLTALSFVVIALIQTNIDHGGSPSIWWQILAYGILSAAEVLVSITGLQYAYTHSPISMKSTMSGIWFLVVALGNLFTGMINGNISNHGFFANYLVGANYYWFFVGVVAVFLLLFMFVAPHLKERSYIEHPDVVIDDLTIAGETPEK; encoded by the coding sequence ATGCAAGATACTACCCCTACGGTAACAGCAAAACCAAAACAACGTTTTCCAAAAAGCGTGCCCTACATTATTGGCAACGAGGCTGCCGAGCGTTTCAGCTTTTATGGTATGCGCTCTATTTTAGTTACTTTTTTAGTGGCTCAGTTTTTTAACCCTACAGGTAATAAGGCTTTAACTACCGTGGCCGAAGCCCATGCCAACGCCAGTACTCACTTTTTTGTAACGCTTGCCTACACGCTTCCATTTGTAGGTGGTTTAATTGCTGATTGGTTTACCGGGAAATACAGGATAATTTTATGGCTATCTATAGTTTATTGCTTTGGGCACCTTTTTTTAGCCATTTTTGATAGTAATTTAAATGGCTTTATAACAGGCCTTGTATTGGTAGCTGTGGGCGCGGGTGGTATTAAATCGTGCGTATCGGCCAACGTGGGCGATCAGTTTGATGCCAGTAATCAAGATCTGCTTTCTAAGGTATACGGGTGGTTTTACTTCAGCATCAATGCCGGTTCTATGTTTTCAACCATGCTGATACCCTGGACGTATAAATACTACGGCGCACAATGGGCATTTGGTATACCAGGTTTATTAATGGCACTTGCTACCATTATCTTCTTTTCGGGCCGTAAATCGTATGTCAGAATTCCACCGGCAGGTGTAAATAAAAATAATCTAATTTTTGTATCGTTTTACGCGCTCAGGAACATGAGCAAAAAGAAACCAGGCGAATCAATATTAGATGTTGCCAAAGAAAAATATGATCCTGAAAAGGTAGAAGGTTTTAAAGCCGTTTATCGCGTAATGGCAGTATTCTTTTTTGCATTCGCTTATTGGGCCGTTTGGGATCAATGCCTTTCGGAATGGGTTTTACAAGCTGCAAAAATGAACCTGCACCTTAACGTTGGCTTTACCTCGTTTAATATTATTGCCGGCCAGGTTAATACCGTTAATACCATATTCCTGCTGCTATTTATACCAATATTTAATTACTGGATATACCCTTCGCTTGATAAAATAGGTTTAAAAACTACTCCATTAAGGCGGCTTGGCTTTGGTTTATTTTTAACCGCATTGTCGTTTGTAGTTATCGCACTTATCCAAACCAACATTGACCACGGTGGTTCGCCGTCTATCTGGTGGCAAATATTAGCTTATGGAATTTTATCCGCAGCCGAAGTATTGGTATCAATAACCGGTTTACAATACGCCTACACGCATTCGCCAATATCCATGAAAAGTACAATGAGTGGTATTTGGTTTTTGGTTGTGGCACTGGGTAACCTGTTTACCGGAATGATAAACGGTAACATATCAAACCACGGCTTTTTTGCCAATTATTTAGTTGGCGCAAATTACTATTGGTTTTTTGTGGGTGTTGTTGCGGTTTTTTTATTGTTGTTTATGTTTGTTGCACCACATTTAAAAGAAAGAAGCTACATAGAACATCCGGATGTGGTTATTGATGACTTAACAATAGCAGGCGAAACGCCCGAAAAGTAA
- the glmM gene encoding phosphoglucosamine mutase, with product MTLIKSISGIRGTIGGAPGDALTPLDIVKYTSAYAAWAVKKSGIKKIVVGRDARISGQMVSNIVIGTLQGMGIDVVDLGLSTTPTVEIAVPLEKAAGGIILTASHNPKQWNALKLLNEHGEFINDADGQTVLEIAEKSDFAYAEVNDLGTVTVDDTYMQKHIDAILALPLVDVDAIAKANFKIAIDCVNSTGGIFVPALLNALGVKTVYPLFCEPDGKFAHNPEPLPENLGELSKEVLAKKADLGIAVDPDVDRLCFVCEDGNMFGEEYTLVAVADYVLKNTRGNTVSNLSSTRALRDVTEAAGAEYHAAAVGEVNVVNKMKEVNAIIGGEGNGGVIYPELHYGRDALAGIALFLTHLAKTGKSISVLRHSYPGYFISKNKITLTPEMDIDSLLLKVEEKYKNQPHSTIDGLKIEFDKQWVHLRRSNTEPIIRIYSEGDSNTVANNLANKIIADIKDILQVQ from the coding sequence TTGACATTAATTAAATCAATTTCGGGAATTAGAGGCACCATTGGTGGTGCGCCTGGCGATGCGTTAACGCCATTAGATATTGTTAAATATACGTCGGCCTATGCCGCGTGGGCCGTTAAAAAATCGGGCATTAAAAAAATTGTTGTTGGCCGCGATGCCCGTATTTCGGGCCAAATGGTGAGCAATATTGTTATAGGTACCTTACAGGGTATGGGTATTGATGTGGTTGACCTTGGCCTATCAACAACGCCAACTGTTGAAATTGCCGTGCCGCTTGAAAAAGCCGCAGGTGGTATAATTTTAACCGCCAGCCACAACCCAAAACAATGGAACGCACTCAAATTATTGAATGAACACGGCGAATTTATTAACGATGCCGATGGCCAAACCGTTTTGGAAATTGCCGAAAAAAGCGATTTTGCTTACGCCGAAGTAAACGACCTGGGTACCGTTACCGTTGATGATACTTATATGCAAAAGCATATTGATGCCATACTTGCATTGCCTTTGGTTGATGTTGATGCTATTGCAAAAGCAAACTTTAAAATAGCTATCGACTGTGTAAACTCTACCGGTGGCATATTTGTACCTGCCTTGTTAAACGCTTTAGGCGTTAAAACCGTTTACCCCTTATTTTGCGAACCAGACGGTAAATTTGCCCACAACCCCGAGCCACTGCCCGAAAACCTGGGCGAACTGAGTAAAGAGGTACTGGCCAAAAAGGCCGACCTTGGTATTGCCGTTGACCCGGATGTAGACCGCCTTTGCTTTGTTTGCGAAGATGGCAACATGTTTGGCGAAGAGTACACCCTGGTTGCCGTTGCCGACTATGTGTTGAAGAATACTAGGGGCAATACGGTATCAAACCTATCGTCAACCCGTGCTTTGCGCGATGTTACCGAGGCCGCCGGTGCCGAGTACCATGCCGCCGCCGTGGGCGAGGTTAACGTGGTTAACAAAATGAAAGAAGTGAATGCCATTATTGGTGGCGAAGGCAACGGCGGGGTAATTTATCCCGAACTGCATTATGGCCGCGATGCTTTGGCCGGTATTGCCTTGTTTTTAACCCATTTGGCAAAAACAGGTAAAAGCATTTCGGTTTTAAGGCATAGCTATCCGGGTTATTTTATATCAAAAAATAAAATTACCCTAACGCCCGAAATGGATATTGATAGCTTGTTGCTGAAGGTTGAAGAGAAATACAAAAATCAGCCGCACAGCACTATCGACGGCTTGAAGATTGAGTTTGACAAACAATGGGTACACCTGAGAAGATCAAACACCGAACCCATCATCAGGATATATTCCGAAGGTGATTCAAACACTGTAGCCAACAATTTGGCTAATAAAATTATTGCCGATATCAAAGACATTTTGCAGGTGCAATGA
- a CDS encoding class I SAM-dependent methyltransferase translates to MPKKWFQNWFNSPYYHILYQQRNHAEAEFFIDNLCAYIKPRADAKLLDIACGRGRHSIYLNKKGFDVTGIDLSIASIQYAKQYQNSRLHFYVHDMRYLFYTNYFDIAMNLFTSFGYFETNQEHVKALQNFNRALKPNGLLVLDFFNSCKVIETLCPAMHKTIGSIDFNIHKKIENCKIVKKIDFVDHNQPYTFTEEVMAYNMDDFSLFFKQSGFEILHCFGNYNLEEFDCKNSDRLIFICRKTQ, encoded by the coding sequence ATGCCCAAAAAGTGGTTTCAAAATTGGTTTAACTCGCCTTACTACCACATACTTTACCAACAACGCAACCACGCCGAGGCCGAATTTTTTATTGATAATTTATGCGCCTATATTAAGCCCCGCGCCGATGCAAAGCTACTTGATATTGCCTGTGGCCGGGGCCGCCACTCTATATACCTCAATAAAAAAGGCTTTGATGTTACCGGGATTGATTTAAGCATTGCCAGCATACAATACGCCAAACAATACCAAAACAGCCGCTTGCATTTTTACGTACACGATATGCGCTACCTGTTTTACACCAACTATTTTGACATTGCCATGAACCTGTTTACCAGTTTTGGCTATTTTGAAACCAACCAGGAACATGTAAAGGCGTTGCAAAATTTTAACAGGGCACTAAAACCCAATGGACTGCTGGTGCTTGATTTTTTTAACAGCTGCAAGGTTATTGAAACCCTTTGCCCGGCTATGCATAAAACTATTGGCAGTATTGATTTTAACATCCACAAAAAAATTGAGAACTGTAAAATTGTTAAAAAAATTGATTTTGTTGACCATAACCAGCCCTATACCTTTACCGAAGAAGTAATGGCTTACAACATGGACGATTTTAGCTTGTTTTTTAAACAAAGCGGATTTGAAATTTTGCATTGCTTTGGTAACTATAACCTGGAAGAGTTTGATTGCAAAAACTCCGACCGCTTAATTTTTATTTGTAGAAAAACACAATGA
- a CDS encoding HD family phosphohydrolase, protein MATLTPSRQRALMRKYARNVKFIMMLLSIAIIVVSLPKQAKFRYEYDKGKIWNLKDLVSPYSFAVLKSDEEMKEDQAAAVRSVMPIYQQDKETPQQNLEGFKNDFEIKWRNAGLKENQKQTYFSLGYNLLKHVYETGVLALNKKYQLGDENYRITILQNNVAKETNTSQLYTRETALSYIDQVLSTYKSIDKTFLIAVMQNRLQYNLNYDEKLTSRFEDNAVDGLSLTRGMVQKGEVIVSKGSVINQEIYQKLESFRAAFEDNVRVSGDPRLVVLGQVLLVAIVITLLMVFLYLFRKDIYFDNRLVSLILLVVTAMLVTLSLSIRVQLPNLYYIPYCIVPIIIRILFDTRLALNIHLLVVLVAGFFVPNSFEFAYYEITAGMVAIYSIKNLIRREQFLISALIIVGNYFVAFLGISFIREGSLYSIDWMEFVPFIFSVVLTLLAYPLIYIFEKIFGLTSDITLIELTNTNAPLLRKLAFAAPGTFQHSLQVANLAESAIYSIGGNALLVRAGALYHDIGKMESPLYFIENQNSGFNPHDRLPYQESAQLIIRHVSKGVEMARKGNIPEIVIDFIRTHHGNTRVDYFYQSYLKNFPEKIIDENTFRYPGPIPFSRETGVLMLADSVEAASRSLHEPNAQSIDALVDRIIEYKLDQEQLKDSDITLKDIETIKMIFKKMLMGIYHVRIDYQNN, encoded by the coding sequence ATGGCAACACTTACACCTTCGCGCCAAAGGGCTTTGATGCGTAAATATGCACGCAACGTAAAATTTATTATGATGCTGCTTAGTATTGCCATTATTGTGGTATCGCTGCCTAAGCAGGCCAAATTTAGGTACGAATACGATAAGGGCAAGATTTGGAATTTAAAGGATTTAGTATCGCCTTACAGCTTCGCGGTTTTAAAATCCGACGAGGAGATGAAGGAAGACCAGGCCGCCGCCGTACGCAGCGTAATGCCCATTTACCAGCAGGATAAAGAAACACCGCAACAAAACCTGGAGGGTTTTAAAAACGATTTTGAAATAAAATGGCGCAATGCCGGGCTCAAAGAAAACCAAAAGCAAACCTATTTTTCGCTGGGTTACAATTTGCTGAAGCACGTTTACGAAACCGGGGTACTGGCCCTCAATAAAAAATACCAACTGGGCGACGAGAATTACCGCATTACCATACTGCAAAACAACGTAGCCAAAGAAACCAATACCAGCCAGCTTTACACCCGCGAAACAGCGCTGAGTTACATTGACCAGGTTTTATCAACCTATAAAAGCATTGATAAAACTTTTTTGATAGCCGTAATGCAAAACCGGCTGCAATATAACCTTAACTACGACGAAAAGCTGACGTCGCGCTTTGAGGATAACGCGGTTGACGGCCTATCGCTAACGCGCGGTATGGTGCAAAAGGGCGAAGTTATTGTGAGCAAAGGCTCGGTAATAAACCAGGAAATTTATCAAAAACTCGAGTCGTTCCGCGCGGCGTTTGAGGATAACGTGCGCGTATCCGGCGATCCGCGTTTGGTAGTACTGGGCCAGGTATTGCTGGTTGCTATTGTTATTACCTTGTTAATGGTGTTTTTATACCTTTTCCGTAAAGATATTTATTTTGATAACCGGTTGGTGAGTTTAATTTTGCTGGTTGTTACGGCTATGCTGGTAACGCTATCGTTATCCATCAGGGTGCAATTGCCTAACCTGTATTACATTCCGTATTGTATTGTACCCATCATTATCCGTATTTTGTTTGATACCCGCCTGGCGCTTAATATACACCTGCTGGTGGTGCTTGTAGCCGGGTTTTTTGTACCCAATAGCTTTGAGTTTGCTTATTACGAAATTACGGCCGGTATGGTGGCCATTTACAGCATAAAAAACCTCATCAGGCGCGAGCAGTTTTTAATATCGGCCCTTATTATTGTGGGTAATTATTTTGTGGCCTTTTTAGGGATTTCGTTTATACGCGAAGGCAGCCTGTACAGTATTGACTGGATGGAGTTTGTGCCCTTTATTTTTAGCGTTGTGCTTACCCTGCTGGCCTATCCGCTTATTTACATCTTTGAGAAGATATTTGGCCTCACGTCGGACATTACGCTCATTGAGCTTACCAACACCAATGCGCCCTTGTTGCGCAAACTGGCCTTTGCCGCACCGGGCACGTTTCAGCACTCGTTACAGGTAGCCAATTTGGCCGAGAGCGCCATATACAGCATTGGCGGCAATGCGCTGTTGGTTAGGGCCGGGGCTTTGTACCATGATATTGGTAAAATGGAAAGTCCGCTTTATTTTATTGAGAACCAAAACTCGGGTTTTAACCCGCACGATAGGTTGCCTTACCAGGAAAGTGCCCAACTAATTATAAGGCACGTGAGCAAAGGCGTTGAGATGGCCCGCAAGGGTAATATACCCGAAATTGTGATTGATTTTATACGCACGCACCACGGCAATACCCGGGTTGACTACTTTTATCAATCGTACCTCAAAAACTTTCCCGAAAAAATTATCGACGAAAATACATTCAGATACCCCGGCCCCATACCGTTTTCTCGCGAAACAGGTGTTTTAATGCTTGCCGATTCGGTAGAAGCGGCCTCGCGTTCGCTACACGAACCCAACGCCCAGAGCATTGATGCCCTGGTTGACCGCATAATTGAGTACAAACTTGACCAGGAACAGCTAAAAGACAGCGATATTACTTTAAAAGATATTGAGACTATCAAGATGATTTTCAAGAAGATGCTGATGGGAATTTATCACGTGCGAATAGATTATCAGAATAACTGA
- a CDS encoding cysteine desulfurase family protein, translated as MRVYLDNAATTPVDPEVLKAMYSVMENHYGNPSSIHSHGREVRTVIEKARKTIAGLLRTSPAEIFFTSGGTEADNTAIRCSIADYGIKHAITTKIEHHAVLHTLEALQNAGTIELSFVDIEQRGNIDMAHLETLLQNPNRSLVSLMHANNEIGTLTDMELVGDLCEKYNAIYHADTVQTMAHYPHDLSKLKAHFIVGAAHKFHGPKGVGFLHVNHRIKIKPMIYGGSQERNMRGGTENVYGIVGLAKALEIAYNEMPQHQQHIQNLKSYMMAQLKANIPGVEFNGETDAANSLYTVLNVSFPEMEMADMLLFSLDIAGISASGGSACSSGTDIGSHVLTAIGASPNRPAVRFSFSKYNTKEEIDYTVAKVRDICLVNA; from the coding sequence ATGCGTGTTTATTTAGATAATGCTGCCACAACGCCCGTTGATCCCGAAGTGCTGAAAGCCATGTACAGCGTAATGGAAAACCATTATGGTAACCCATCGTCAATCCATTCGCATGGGCGCGAGGTTCGTACCGTGATCGAAAAGGCGCGCAAAACTATTGCGGGTTTGCTGCGCACTTCTCCGGCAGAGATATTTTTTACATCCGGCGGTACCGAGGCCGATAATACAGCCATCCGTTGCAGCATTGCCGATTATGGTATTAAACATGCCATCACCACCAAAATTGAGCATCATGCGGTTTTGCATACTTTGGAGGCCCTGCAAAACGCCGGAACCATTGAGCTGAGCTTTGTTGATATTGAGCAACGCGGCAATATTGATATGGCCCACCTGGAAACGCTGCTGCAAAACCCCAATCGTAGTTTGGTATCGTTAATGCACGCCAATAACGAAATTGGCACCTTAACCGATATGGAACTGGTGGGCGACCTGTGCGAAAAATACAACGCCATTTACCATGCCGATACCGTGCAAACTATGGCACACTATCCGCACGATTTAAGTAAGCTTAAAGCGCACTTTATTGTTGGCGCAGCGCATAAATTTCACGGGCCAAAGGGTGTGGGTTTTTTACATGTAAACCATCGCATTAAAATAAAACCGATGATTTACGGCGGCTCGCAAGAGCGCAATATGCGCGGCGGTACCGAAAACGTTTACGGCATAGTGGGCCTTGCCAAAGCCCTGGAGATTGCCTATAACGAAATGCCGCAGCACCAGCAACACATCCAAAACCTAAAAAGCTATATGATGGCCCAGCTAAAGGCCAATATACCGGGCGTTGAGTTTAATGGCGAAACAGATGCCGCCAACAGCCTTTATACGGTACTAAACGTGTCGTTCCCCGAAATGGAAATGGCCGATATGTTGCTTTTTAGTTTAGATATTGCAGGCATCTCGGCATCGGGCGGCAGCGCATGCAGCTCTGGTACCGATATTGGTTCGCACGTTTTAACAGCCATAGGCGCCAGCCCTAACAGGCCCGCCGTGCGTTTTTCGTTCTCCAAATACAACACTAAAGAAGAAATAGATTATACTGTTGCCAAGGTGAGGGATATTTGTTTGGTAAACGCCTAA
- a CDS encoding FMN-binding glutamate synthase family protein: MRKLFILSAILLTAMLIAWAVVWPPALWVFLLWVPVVIVGIADLLQSSHSIVRNFPVVGHLRYLMEELRPKIYQYFIESDTDGTPFNRLNRSVIYQRAKKVDDTRPFGTELDVYASGYEWLNHSIAAIDHKQLNEDPRVLVGGPACTQPYSASIFNISAMSFGSLSQNAILALNGGAKLGNFAHNTGEGGLSDYHLQPGGDIIWQIGTGYFSCRHTDGTFDYNAFAERAKLPQVKMIEIKLSQGAKPGHGGILPAAKVTPEIARIRLVELGYDVVSPPGHTAFNTPLQMMDFIKKLRHLSAGKPIGFKLCVGHKSEFLAICKAMVQTGIYPDFITVDGGEGGTGAAPLEFSNSVGMPLREALAFVYDALTGFDLKKHIKIIASGKVATGFDLVKNFALGADMCNSARGMMFALGCIQALECNMNTCPTGVATQDKGLMRGLVVGDKKVRVANFHKETIGSAVQMIGAAGLKSPADLHRSFIYRRASHNLIQTYSQLFPYIAKKSLLQTPHPLAFELDMAISSADTFVPDYNKVSYVHIDAVGAV; encoded by the coding sequence ATGCGGAAACTTTTTATCCTATCAGCCATACTGCTTACAGCCATGTTAATAGCCTGGGCGGTTGTTTGGCCGCCTGCACTTTGGGTATTTTTACTGTGGGTTCCGGTAGTGATTGTTGGTATTGCCGATTTGCTGCAAAGTAGCCATAGCATTGTGCGCAACTTCCCGGTGGTTGGCCATTTGCGCTACTTAATGGAAGAGCTGCGCCCCAAAATATACCAGTACTTTATTGAAAGTGATACCGATGGAACGCCCTTTAACCGCCTTAACCGCAGCGTAATTTACCAGCGCGCCAAAAAGGTTGATGATACCCGCCCCTTTGGTACCGAGCTTGATGTTTACGCCAGCGGCTATGAGTGGCTTAATCACAGCATAGCTGCTATTGACCATAAACAGCTTAACGAAGACCCGCGTGTACTGGTAGGCGGCCCGGCTTGTACACAGCCTTACAGTGCCAGTATTTTCAATATATCGGCCATGAGTTTTGGTTCTTTGAGCCAGAACGCTATACTGGCCCTAAACGGCGGTGCCAAACTGGGCAACTTTGCCCACAATACCGGCGAAGGCGGCTTGAGCGATTACCACTTACAACCCGGTGGCGATATTATTTGGCAAATAGGCACCGGCTATTTTAGCTGCCGCCATACCGATGGTACGTTTGATTATAATGCCTTTGCCGAGCGTGCAAAACTGCCACAGGTAAAAATGATAGAGATTAAACTATCGCAAGGCGCAAAGCCGGGGCACGGCGGCATATTGCCGGCCGCCAAGGTTACGCCCGAAATTGCCCGCATCCGTTTGGTTGAGCTGGGGTACGATGTGGTATCGCCGCCGGGGCACACGGCCTTTAACACGCCCTTGCAAATGATGGATTTTATAAAAAAACTGCGCCACTTATCTGCCGGTAAACCCATCGGTTTTAAACTATGCGTTGGGCACAAAAGCGAGTTTTTGGCTATTTGCAAGGCTATGGTACAAACCGGTATTTATCCGGATTTTATTACCGTTGATGGGGGCGAAGGTGGTACGGGCGCAGCTCCGCTTGAGTTTTCAAACTCGGTAGGTATGCCTTTGCGGGAAGCACTGGCCTTTGTTTACGATGCCTTAACGGGGTTTGATTTAAAAAAACACATCAAAATTATAGCATCGGGCAAGGTAGCAACCGGGTTTGATTTGGTTAAAAACTTTGCCTTGGGTGCAGATATGTGCAACAGCGCGCGCGGAATGATGTTTGCCCTGGGCTGCATACAGGCCTTAGAATGTAACATGAACACCTGCCCAACCGGAGTTGCCACGCAAGACAAAGGCTTAATGCGCGGCCTGGTGGTGGGCGATAAAAAAGTAAGGGTAGCCAATTTTCACAAAGAAACTATTGGCAGCGCGGTACAAATGATAGGGGCGGCGGGTTTAAAAAGTCCCGCAGATTTGCACCGGTCGTTTATTTACCGCCGGGCGAGCCATAACCTTATACAAACCTATTCGCAACTTTTTCCGTACATCGCCAAAAAAAGTCTGCTGCAAACGCCTCACCCGCTTGCCTTTGAGTTGGATATGGCCATTAGCAGTGCCGATACCTTTGTACCCGATTATAACAAGGTATCATACGTGCATATTGATGCAGTAGGGGCGGTGTAG
- a CDS encoding four helix bundle protein: MENQNKVDFVEQFQKRTKKFVVDNIKLFRKLPNTEEARIVGRQLLRSSSSVGANYRAACRARSQAEFHSKLSIVVEEADESVFWMEILEEAEIIGNSELSDLTKEANEILKVLSKARKTISEKK; encoded by the coding sequence ATGGAAAATCAAAACAAGGTTGACTTTGTAGAACAATTTCAAAAGAGGACAAAGAAATTTGTAGTTGATAACATAAAACTATTTAGGAAGCTTCCTAATACAGAAGAAGCGCGTATAGTTGGAAGGCAACTATTAAGATCATCGTCATCTGTAGGAGCAAATTATAGAGCAGCTTGCAGAGCGCGATCTCAGGCGGAATTTCATTCGAAATTATCTATAGTTGTGGAGGAAGCCGACGAAAGTGTTTTTTGGATGGAGATATTAGAGGAAGCAGAAATAATTGGAAATTCGGAATTATCTGATTTAACAAAAGAAGCAAACGAGATACTTAAAGTGCTTTCAAAGGCCCGAAAAACAATATCGGAAAAAAAATAA
- a CDS encoding acetyl-CoA C-acyltransferase: MNEVYIVAATRTPIGSFGGSLSSLSATQLGAAAIKAAVRQSGLQPQQVQEVYMGNVMSANLGQAPATQAAKFAGLPDVPATTINKVCASGTKAIMLAAQSIALGQNHIVVAGGMESMSNVPYYLDKARNGYRLGHGQITDGLVKDGLWDVYNDYHMGSAAELCAAECHISRDEQDAFAISSYHRAQDAQKAGKFTNEISAVEIKDKKGNITLVDADEEPNAVNFDKIPGLKPVFKKDGTVTAANASSLNDGAAALVLMSKQKADELGIKPLAKIIAYADAQQAPEWFTTAPSKAIPLALSRAGLGVDDIDCFEINEAFAVVSLANNQILNLDANKVNVNGGAVALGHPLGASGARIVVTLLNVLQQNGGKFGVAGICNGGGGASAIVIENLR; this comes from the coding sequence ATGAACGAAGTATATATTGTAGCCGCTACCCGCACACCTATAGGTAGCTTTGGGGGTAGCTTATCGTCGCTTTCGGCAACGCAACTGGGTGCGGCAGCTATTAAGGCAGCCGTCAGGCAATCGGGCTTGCAGCCCCAGCAAGTACAGGAAGTTTATATGGGTAATGTCATGTCGGCCAATTTGGGGCAGGCACCGGCAACCCAGGCCGCCAAGTTTGCCGGCCTGCCCGATGTACCCGCCACCACCATTAATAAAGTTTGCGCCAGCGGCACCAAAGCCATTATGCTGGCCGCGCAAAGCATTGCCCTGGGCCAAAACCACATTGTAGTTGCAGGCGGCATGGAAAGCATGAGCAATGTGCCCTATTACCTGGATAAAGCCCGCAACGGCTACCGCCTGGGCCACGGACAAATTACCGACGGACTGGTGAAAGACGGCCTTTGGGATGTTTACAACGATTACCATATGGGCTCGGCTGCCGAACTTTGCGCCGCCGAATGCCACATCAGCCGCGATGAGCAGGATGCCTTTGCCATATCATCATACCACCGCGCCCAGGATGCCCAAAAGGCCGGTAAGTTTACTAACGAAATTAGTGCCGTTGAAATTAAAGACAAAAAAGGTAACATCACCCTGGTTGATGCCGACGAAGAACCCAATGCCGTTAACTTTGATAAAATACCGGGACTAAAACCCGTGTTTAAAAAAGACGGCACCGTAACCGCCGCCAATGCATCGTCCCTTAACGACGGCGCCGCGGCCCTGGTGCTCATGAGCAAACAAAAGGCCGACGAACTGGGCATTAAGCCGCTGGCTAAAATTATAGCTTACGCCGATGCACAGCAAGCACCCGAGTGGTTTACCACTGCCCCATCAAAGGCCATTCCGCTGGCTTTAAGCCGCGCGGGGCTTGGTGTTGATGATATTGATTGTTTTGAGATAAACGAAGCCTTTGCGGTAGTTTCGCTGGCTAATAACCAAATATTAAATTTAGATGCCAACAAAGTAAATGTAAACGGCGGCGCTGTTGCGCTGGGCCACCCGCTGGGTGCTTCGGGAGCGCGCATTGTGGTTACCTTGCTTAATGTATTACAGCAAAACGGCGGCAAATTTGGCGTTGCCGGTATTTGCAACGGCGGCGGCGGCGCAAGCGCAATTGTAATTGAAAATTTGCGTTAA